A single Montipora foliosa isolate CH-2021 chromosome 7, ASM3666993v2, whole genome shotgun sequence DNA region contains:
- the LOC138011836 gene encoding E3 ubiquitin-protein ligase TRIM71-like, with the protein MDIPKLLFNLREEASCPVCQQILRDPRYLPCLHSFCLNCLINWHRASGGQVDLRCPKCQVRCRVPASGDLKDLPTSFFLSGFVDALAIKESDKTQVTCGNCDKKSSKTSYCFECCKFYCDECLIGHNIMRGYKEHRVLYVKDFQEKDYEVVVKRPVFCSRKGHEKEQVRFFCKICPENSICQTCVTLDHAGHKVTLIQEEVEAQKIELAGLTETPKKTLKAKMKLVTQIDEDYAQLVQRGEDMLRDVDIFVDNLIRRLQEDRQNIKAAVENETKKSLENLTTKKTAIQQEMKQIESALKKAEKLLTQSTDAEVVQLKKPLKTILERVGQVEPVESDPKSLFELVFVENSKILETINSRGIGLLKFRSATDAKESVAEGKGLFEGTVGREAQFNLTTRNAATRQCHNKNDTVTLDLRDERGQESKTIFFVKDNKDGTYKISYSPTFKGKYNFSVKVNGQHICGSPFCVVIQSFNVKPVLSFGKHGSNDGMFDCPWGLAVNSRDEIAVTSEHKVQIFDCKGNFLRSFGRQGSDKGQFQCPTGIVFGKDRNIYVADTDNHRIQIFNEEGRYISMFGGEGSLDSQLKNPCGLSLDSNGNIIVADSRNKFIKIFSPDGKFLTKIGGPSSISSPLHCVQSFLTKIGGPSSLSSPLHCVQSGDYLIVSDGGDNSVKVFTREGDYQYQFGTRGTGNGEFGYSGCLSVTKSGHVLVCDSVNNRVQVFELNGKFVGKFGKEGSNIGEFQYPLSVALLSNGQIVVSDVWNFRIQIFD; encoded by the coding sequence ATGGATATCCCAAAGTTGCTCTTCAATCTTCGCGAAGAAGCCTCGTGTCCGGTGTGTCAACAAATCCTTAGAGACCCAAGATACCTTCCATGTTTGCACAGTTTCTGTCTGAACTGTTTGATCAACTGGCATCGAGCAAGTGGTGGTCAAGTTGATCTGAGATGTCCGAAATGCCAAGTCCGTTGTAGAGTTCCCGCAAGCGGTGATTTGAAAGATCTTCCCACAAGCTTTTTTCTCAGCGGCTTCGTCGATGCCCTAGCTATTAAAGAATCTGACAAGACTCAAGTAACATGCGGAAACTGCGACAAGAAAAGCTCTAAAACCTCTTATTGCTTCGAGTGTTGCAAGTTTTATTGTGATGAGTGTTTGATTGGGCACAACATCATGCGAGGCTACAAAGAACACCGCGTGCTGTACGTGAAagattttcaagaaaaagaCTATGAGGTAGTAGTGAAACGACCCGTGTTTTGCTCAAGGAAGGGGCATGAGAAAGAACAGGTGAGGttcttttgcaaaatttgtCCCGAAAACTCAATTTGTCAAACTTGTGTCACCTTGGATCACGCCGGACATAAAGTGACATTAATCCAAGAGGAAGTTGAAGCTCAAAAGATCGAGTTAGCAGGTCTAACGGAAACGCCAAAAAAAACCTTGAAAGCAAAAATGAAACTTGTCACTCAAATTGACGAGGACTACGCTCAGCTTGTTCAACGAGGCGAAGACATGCTAAGAGACGTCGATATTTTTGTTGATAATTTAATTAGAAGACTTCAAGAGGACAGGCAAAATATCAAGGCAGCAGTGGAAAACGAAACCAAGAAATCGCTGGAGAATCTAACGACCAAAAAAACAGCGATTCAGCAGGAAATGAAGCAGATCGAATCAGCGCTTAAAAAAGCTGAGAAACTTTTAACACAAAGCACAGACGCCGAAGTGGTTCAGCTAAAGAAACCATTGAAAACCATTCTAGAACGGGTAGGTCAAGTAGAGCCAGTCGAGAGCGACCCTAAAAGCCTGTTTGAATTAGTTTTCGTGGAAAATAGCAAGATCCTCGAGACAATCAACAGCCGAGGCATTGGCCTTTTGAAATTTCGCAGCGCAACTGATGCAAAGGAATCTGTTGCCGAAGGCAAAGGACTTTTTGAAGGGACTGTTGGGCGTGAAGCTCAATTCAATTTAACGACAAGAAACGCGGCGACAAGACAATGTCATAACAAGAATGACACTGTAACGCTAGACTTGAGAGACGAGCGAGGGCAGGAAAGCAAAACCATATTTTTTGTTAAAGATAACAAAGACGGGACCTACAAAATCAGCTATTCTCCTACATTTAAAGGtaaatataatttttcagtTAAGGTAAACGGGCAACATATTTGCGGTAGCCCTTTCTGTGTTGTAATTCAATCTTTCAATGTCAAACCCGTCTTATCTTTTGGAAAACATGGCTCGAATGATGGAATGTTTGATTGTCCTTGGGGGTTAGCAGTAAATTCTAGGGATGAAATTGCAGTCACTTCCGAGCACAAGGTGCAGATATTTGACTGCAAGGGCAATTTTCTGAGATCCTTTGGTCGTCAGGGTAGCGACAAGGGACAGTTTCAATGCCCTACAGGAATAGTTTTTGGTAAAGATAGGAATATTTATGTTGCAGACACCGACAACCATCGAATACAAATTTTTAATGAGGAGGGGAGGTACATAAGTATGTTTGGTGGGGAAGGAAGCCTTGATAGCCAGCTCAAGAATCCTTGTGGTTTATCATTGGATTCCAACGGCAACATTATTGTTGCTGATTCCCGTAACAAATTCATTAAGATCTTTTCCCCTGATGGAAAGTTTCTAACAAAGATAGGTGGACCCAGTTCTATTAGTTCTCCTCTTCATTGTGTTCAGTCGTTTCTAACAAAGATTGGAGGACCCAGTTCTCTTAGTTCTCCTCTTCATTGTGTTCAATCTGGTGATTATCTCATTGTGTCAGACGGTGGTGATAACAGTGTGAAAGTATTCACCCGGGAGGGGGACTATCAGTATCAGTTTGGCACAAGAGGGACGGGGAATGGAGAGTTCGGTTATTCCGGTTGTTTGTCAGTGACTAAATCAGGACATGTACTTGTCTGTGATTCAgttaataatagagttcaagtCTTTGAACTGAATGGTAAGTTTGTTGGTAAGTTTGGAAAAGAGGGCAGCAACATAGGAGAGTTTCAGTATCCATTATCAGTAGCACTCCTCAGTAATGGCCAAATTGTTGTGTCTGACGTTTGGAATTTTCGCATTCAAATATTTGATTAA